The following proteins are encoded in a genomic region of Camelus ferus isolate YT-003-E chromosome 8, BCGSAC_Cfer_1.0, whole genome shotgun sequence:
- the BACH2 gene encoding transcription regulator protein BACH2 encodes MSVDEKPDSPMYVYESTVHCTNILLGLNDQRKKDILCDVTLIVERKEFRAHRAVLAACSEYFWQALVGQTKNDLVVSLPEEVTARGFGPLLQFAYTAKLLLSRENIREVIRCAEFLRMHNLEDSCFSFLQTQLLNSEDGLFVCRKDAACQRPHEAHENSAGEEEEEEEETMDSETGKMACPRDQLLPDPISFEATAIPVAEKEEVLLPESDVPTDTKESSAKDALTQYPRYKKYQLACTKNVYNASSHSTSGFASTFSEDNSGNSLKPGLAMGQIKSEPPSEENEEESITLCLSGDEPDIKDRAGDVEMDRKRPSPAPAPAPAPPAGAACLERSRSASSPSCLRSLFSITKSVELSGLPGTSQQHFARSSACPFDKGITQGDLKTDYAPFTGNYGQPHVSQKDASSFTMGSPHKGPGLEALCKQEGELDRRSVIFSSSACDQVSTSVHSYSGVSSLDKDLSEPVPKGLWVGAGQSLSSSQAYSHGGLMADHLPGRMRPNTSCPVPIKVCPRSPPLETRTRTSSSCSSYSYAEDGSGGSPCSLPLCEFSSSPCSQGARFLATEHQEPGLMGDGMYNQVRPQIKCEQSYGTNSSDESGSFSEADSESCPVQDRGQEVKLPFPVDQITDLPRNDFQMMIKMHKLTSEQLEFIHDVRRRSKNRIAAQRCRKRKLDCIQNLECEIRKLVCEKEKLLSERNQLKACMGELLDNFSCLSQEVCRDIQSPEQIQALHRYCPVLRPMGLPTASSVNPVPLGVEQNLAAPQCAVGESIPCCLEQGAAPPGPPWAPSNTSENCTSARRLEGTDPGTFSERGPPLEPRSQTVTVDFCQEMTDKCTTDEQPRKDYT; translated from the exons GTCACGGCCAGGGGGTTTGGGCCGCTGTTGCAGTTCGCCTACACGGCCAAGCTGTTACTCAGCAGAGAAAACATCCGCGAGGTCATCCGCTGTGCCGAGTTCCTGCGCATGCACAATCTGGAGGACTCCTGCTTTAGCTTCCTGCAGACCCAGCTCCTGAACAGCGAGGATGGCCTGTTTGTGTGTCGGAAGGACGCGGCTTGCCAGCGCCCACACGAGGCCCATGAGAACAgcgcaggagaggaggaggaggaagaagaggagacgATGGATTCGGAGACGGGCAAGATGGCTTGCCCCAGGGACCAGCTGCTGCCAGACCCCATCAGCTTTGAGGCCACTGCCATCCCAgtagcagagaaggaagaagttTTACTGCCCGAGTCCGACGTGCCCACGGACACCAAGGAGAGCTCGGCGAAGGACGCGTTAACGCAGTACCCCAGATACAAGAAATACCAGCTTGCATGTACCAAGAATGTCTATAACGCATCATCACACAGTACCTCAGGTTTTGCAAGCACATTCAGTGAAGATAACTCTGGCAACAGCCTCAAGCCGGGGCTTGCCATGGGGCAGATTAAAAGCGAGCCGCCCAGCGAAGAGAACGAAGAAGAGAGCATCACGCTCTGCCTGTCCGGAGATGAGCCTGACATCAAAGACAGAGCGGGGGATGTGGAAATGGACCGGAAacggcccagccccgcccccgcgcccgcccccgccccccctgCCGGGGCCGCCTGCCTGGAGCGATCCAGGAGCGCGTCCTCCCCCTCCTGCTTAAGGTCTCTATTCAGCATAACAAAAAGTGTGGAGCTGTCCGGCCTTCCCGGTACATCTCAGCAGCACTTTGCCAGGAGTTCCGCGTGCCCTTTTGACAAGGGGATCACTCAGGGTGACCTTAAAACTGACTACGCCCCTTTCACGGGGAATTACGGACAGCCCCACGTGAGCCAGAAGGACGCGTCCAGCTTCACAATGGGGTCGCCCCACAAAGGGCCTGGGTTGGAGGCTCTCTGTAAACAGGAAGGAGAGCTGGACCGGAGAAGTGTGATCTTCTCCTCCAGCGCTTGTGACCAAGTGAGCACCTCGGTGCACTCGTATTCTGGGGTAAGCAGTCTGGACAAAGACCTCTCTGAGCCGGTGCCAAAGGGCCTGTGGGTGGGGGCTGGCCAGTCCCTCTCCAGCTCACAGGCCTACTCTCACGGTGGGCTGATGGCTGACCATTTGCCAGGAAGGATGCGGCCCAACACTAGCTGCCCGGTGCCAATCAAAGTCTGCCCTCGCTCGCCCCCGTTGGAGACCAGGACCAGGACTTCCAGCTCGTGCTCCTCCTATTCCTACGCAGAGGACGGGAGTGGGGGCTCGCCCTGCAGCCTCCCTCTCTGCGAGTTCTCCTCCTCGCCCTGTTCCCAGGGAGCCAGATTCCTTGCCACAGAACACCAGGAGCCAGGCCTGATGGGAGATGGAATGTACAACCAAGTCCGACCCCAGATTAAATGTGAGCAATCTTACGGAACCAACTCCAGCGACGAATCCGGATCGTTCTCGGAAGCAGACAGTGAGTCGTGTCCTGTGCAGGACAGGGGCCAGGAG GTCAAACTTCCCTTTCCTGTAGATCAAATCACAGATCTTCCAAGGAACGATTTCCAGATGATGATTAAGATGCACAAGCTAACCTCAGAGCAGTTAGAGTTCATTCATGACGTCCGCCGGCGCAGCAAGAACCGCATCGCAGCCCAGCGCTGCCGTAAGAGGAAGCTGGACTGTattcagaacttagaatgtgaaATCCGCAAACTG gtgtgtgagaaagagaagcTGTTGTCAGAGAGGAATCAGCTGAAAGCGTGCATGGGGGAACTGTTGGACAACTTCTCCTGCCTTTCCCAGGAAGTCTGCCGAGATATCCAGAGCCCCGAGCAGATCCAGGCCCTGCATCGGTACTGCCCTGTCCTCAGACCCATGGGTCTCCCCACAGCCTCCAGCGTTAACCCCGTGCCCTTGGGCGTTGAGCAGAACCTTGCCGCCCCCCAGTGTGCGGTGGGGGAGAGCATCCCCTGCTGCTTGGAGCAGGGCGCAGCGCCCCCCGGTCCCCCCTGGGCACCCAGCAACACCTCAGAGAACTGTACTTCTGCGAGGAGGCTGGAAGGCACCGACCCAGGAACCTTCTCAGAGAGAGGACCACCTCTGGAACCCAGGAGCCAAACAGTGACCGTGGACTTCTGCCAGGAAATGACTGATAAGTGTACAACGGATGAGCAGCCCAGGAAAGATTACACCTAG